Part of the Sinomonas atrocyanea genome is shown below.
GCTCGCGGTATCGCTCGGGATCGAACATCGAGTGGGCGCGGAAGCGGTAGGTGCGCAGCTCGAGGAAGTACGGGCCGCCCCCGGCCCGGACCGAGTCCACGGCCTTCCTCGCGGCGTCGGCCACGGCGAGGGCGTCCATCCCGTCCACTTCCCACGAGGGGACGCCGTAGGAGGAGGCCTTGAGCGCGAGGTCGGTCTGCGACTCGGAGCGGGCGAGGGCGGTCCCCATGGCGTAGAGGTTGTTCTCGCAGCAGAAGAGCACGGGCAGGCGCCACAGGGCCGCGAGGTTGATGCTCTCGTGGAACTCCCCCTCGGCCATCGCGCCCTCGCCGAAGAAGCACACCGTCACGCGGTCGCGGCCCTGCATCGCGTCGGCGAGGGCCAGCCCGACGGCGAGGGGCAGCCCGCCGGCCACAATCGCGTTGCCGCCGAAGAAGCGCGCGTCAGCGTCGAACAGGTGCATGGACCCGCCGCGGCCGTGGCTGCACCCCTCGGCGCGGCCGTACATCTCGGCCATGAGCTTCCTTGCCGGGATGCCGGCCAAGAGGGCGTGCCCGTGCTCCCGGTAGGTGGCCACGATCGCGTCCCCCGGCTCGAGGGCACTCGTGACGCCCGCGACGACGGCCTCCTCGCCGATGGACACGTGGAGGAACCCGCGGATCTTCTGCTCGGTGTAGAGCCGCACGCACGCCTCCTCGAGGCGCCGCACCCGCAGCATCGCCCTCAGGAGCGCGCGGGGGCTGCCGGGGCCCGCCGCCGCGGCGTCCGCGGGCGCCGTCATGGCCGGGCCTCGAGGGTGGAGACATCGCCTTCCGGCAGGCCCAGCTCGCGGGCGCGCAGGAGGCGGCGGAGCACCTTGCCGCTGCGGGTGTGCGGCAGGGCCGCTACGAAGTCGATCTCGCGCGGGGCCACCGCGGCGCCCAGGCGGCGGCGCGCGAAGCCGAGGATGTCGAGGCGGAGGGCCTCGCCGCCCTCGTACCCCGGGCGCAGTTCCAGGAAGGCCTTGACCAGTTCCCCGGCCACGGGGTCTGGCACGCCGATGACCCCGGCTTCCGCCACGGCGGGGTGTTCCATGAGGGCGCTCTCGACCTCGAAGGGGCCGATGAGGTGGCCGGAGGACTTGATGACGTCGTCGCCGCGGCCCACGAACCAGTAGTACCCGTCAGCGTCCCGGGTCGCGAGGTCGCCGGTGAGGTACCAGCCGCCGACGAAGCACTTGCGGTAGCGCTCGTCCTCGTTGAGGTAGCCGCGGAACATGGAGGGCCAGCCGGGCCGCAGCGCGAGCTCGCCCACCTCCCCGGGGTGCTCCACGGGCAGCGCCTCGCCGTGCTCGAGCACCGGGCGCCCGTCCCGGTCCCGCTGCAGCACGGTCGCCTCCACCCCGGGCAGCGGCCTGCCCATCGATCCCGGGCGGATGTCCATCGCGGCGTAGTTGGAGATCATGATGCCGCCGGTCTCGGTCTGCCACCAGTTGTCGTGCACGGGCAGTCCCAGCGCCTCCTGCCCCCACAGCACGACCTCGGGGTTGAGCGGCTCGCCGACGCTCGCGACGAAGCGCAGCGCCGACAGGTCGTGGCCGGAGGCCCGCTCGGCGCCGGCCTTCATCAGCATCCGCAGCGCAGTCGGGGCCGTGTACCAGACGCCCACCCGTTCCGCGGCGAGGATGCGGTACCAGCGGTCGACGTCGAGCTCCTCCTCGTCGACGACCGCGGTGACCCCGTGCACGAGGGGGGCGATGATCCCGTACGACGTGCCGGTGACCCAGCCCGGGTCCGCGGTGCACCAGTAGACGTCCCCCTGGTGGAGATCGAGCGCGTAGCGCCCCGTGGCCCAGTGGGCCACCACCGCCTCGTGGACGTGCAGGGCGCCCTTGGGCGTTCCGGTGGTCCCGCTCGTGAAGTGCAGGAGGGCGTAGTCCCCCGGCCGGGTCGGCACCGTCTCGGCGAGGGGCTCGGCCGTCTGCAAGAGCGCGGCCAGATCGAGCGTGTCCGGCTCGGGGTCGCCGTCCGCGTCGACGAGGAGCACGTGGCGCAGGTCCGGGCAGTCGGGCCGGAGGGCCGCGACCTTCTTCCGGTACAGCGACCGCGTGGTGACGAGCACCTGGGCGCCGCCGAGGCGCAGCCGCTGCCGGACGGGGTCGGGTCCGAACGCGGAGAACAGGGGGCAGAACACGCCGCCTGCCTTGAGCGTCCCCAGGACGGCTGTGTACAGCTCGGGGCGCCTGCCCAGGAGCGAGAAGACGCGGGCGCCCTCCTTAAGGCCGAGGGCCCTGAGGAGGCCGGCGAACCGGGCCGTCCGCTCGGCGAGGACCGCGTAGGTGAGCGACTCGACCGCACCGTCCGCGCGCACGAAGCGCAGCGCCTCGTGCTGGGCCCGTGGCCCGACGGCGTGCCGGTCGACGGCCTCGTGGGCGATGTTGAGGGCGCCCCCAGGCAGCCCGTCGAGGTGCTGGCGGGCTCCCTGCCAGGTGAAGGACGAGCATTCGCGCGCGTAGTCCGCCAGGTGCGGGGGGACTGCGAGCGCGGACGGATCCTTGTGGATCGTGGGCCACACGGTGCCCGTCGGTGTCTCGGCGCTCACCTCACCATGACACGCCCGGCGATCCGGGCCGGCCCAGTGCCTAAAGTCCCCGCGGCGGGGCCCGGCGCGGTGGTTGGGCTCGAAGATGTCGTCGACGTTGATGCCGGTGTCCACAGTGGGCGTCCGCAACGCGGCAGCCGCACTCGGATCTCGGACGGCACATGGCAGATCTTCGAGCGGAGCGCCCTGGCGAGATCGAGGCGGCGAAGCCACTGTTCGCCTTATGGTTCCTTCGTTCCGACGAGATGTCCTGACAGGACGTCCTGCCCTTGAGCTCCCTCAGTAGGCGGCGCATCGGGGCCTGGGGCTCACCGCACCCCCCCTAGCTGGCCTGCCCGGACTCGTTGCCGTCTGTGGGCTCCTCGTGGAGCCGCTGGAGCGCGGCCTTGCGCGCGCCGCGGATGTGCGCCCTGACGGCCCGTTTGGCCGCGGCGGGGTCTCCGGCGAGTATCGCGTCCAAGATCCGCCGATGCTCTACCCGCGACTTCTCAAGGCGCCCGGGCATCCGCAGGGTGGTCTCGATGCCCCGGGAGAGGATTTCCTGCAGCACGCCCTGGGTCTGGGCGAGGAAGCGGTTGCCTGCGGCTTCGACGATGCGCAGGTGGAAGGCTGCATCGAGCTCCTGAAGGCGACGCCAGTCCACCTCAGCCTCGGAGCTTGCGGCTGCGAGGCTCTCGTGGGCAGCGCTGACGGCCTCGAGTCTTGCCGGGTCGCGGTAGCTGGCCGCCCAGGCCGCTGCCGGCACCTCCAGCACTTCCCGCATGTCGTAGAGCTCCTCGATGGCGATGTCCTCGCCGTAGAGGGCTGCGCGCAGCTTGCGGGTGGGCTCCGGGTCGGCGACGAAGACCCCGCTCCCGTGCCGGACGTCCACCCGCCCCTGGGCCTTCAGCGCACCGAGCGCCTCCCGCAGCGACGGCCGCCCGACGCCCAGCTTCGCTGCGAGTTCACGTTCGGGAGGGAGCCTGTCGCCAGGATGCAGGTGCTCGCTCGCGATGACGTCGAGGATCCGCCGCATGACCAGCTCGGACACGCTGCCCTGCCGGACCGGCGCCCACGCCTCCTGAGCCTGCATCGTTCCCCTCCTGTCACTCGAGCACACACCGTCTCGAAGGTAAGACCACCTTACCTGTTTTCTCCGAAATATCTTCCAGAGGGGGTTGTGCCCCTCGTCACAGCGTGGCAGACTTTCGGATCAAGAGGTAAGACCTCTTTCCACTAAGGAGGACACATGACAGACGCATCAGGGGAGCCCGGCTTCCTGGCGCACTACGACGGTGACGTCGTGGCAGTGGCAGTGCGGGACCTGGAGCCCGGCCTCGTCGAGGGCGGGTACCTGCGCGGCCCGGCCTCGGTGACCGTCGAGCTCCACGACCCCGTCCCGCTGGGGCACAAGCTTGCACTGGCCGACATGAAGGCCGGCGACGACGTCATCGAGTACGGGCTACGGATCGGTATCGCCACGGAGGACATCAGCCGCGGCTCGTACGTCCACATCCACAATGTAAGGAGCGCCCGGTGGCAGAACAGCGTGGCCTGAGCGGATACCGTCGCGAGGACGGATCGGTCGGCATCCGGAACTACACAGTCATCCTGCCCGTGGATGACCTCTCCAATGCAGCGGCGGAGGCGGTGGCCAAGGTGGTCCCGGGCACGCTGGCGTTGCCCCATGCCTATGGACGCCTCCAGTTCGGACCGGACCTGGACCTGACCTTCCGCACACTGATCGGAACCGGCTCGAACGCCAACGTTGCCTCCGTGGTCGTGATCGGCATCGAGCCGAACTGGACCCAGCTCATCGTGGAGGGGATCGCCAAGACCGGGAAGAAGGTCCAGGGCTTCTCCATCGAACGCAACGGGGACCTCAAGACGATCGAGAAGGCTTCCCGGGCGGCAGCGGCGTTCCTGCAGGAGGACTCTGAGAAGTACCGTGAGCCGGTTGAGCGCCGCGAGATCATGATGTCGATCAAGTGCGGCGAGTCCGACACGACCAGCGGCTTGGGGTCGTGCCCCACGACGGCCGAGGCCGTCGACCGATGGGTCGATGCCGGCGGGACCGTGCTCTTCGGGGAGACGACCGAGCTGACCGGCGGAGAGCATCTGATCGCGGAGCGGTGCGTGAACGACGCCGTACGCCAGCGGTTCCAGGCCATCTACGACAATTACATCGACGTCGTCGAGCGCACGGGGGCGAACCTGCTCGGCTCCCAGCCGACTCAGGGCAACATCCGGGGCGGCCTGTCCACGATCGAGGAGAAGGCGATGGGCAACATCGCCAAGACCGGAACCAAGCCCGTCGTCGGCGTGCTCGACTCGGCCGAGGCCCCGGGGGCCGGCCCCGGCCTGTACTTCATGGACACCTCGTCTGCGGCCGCCGAGTGCATCACGCTCATGGCCGCTGCCGGGGCCGTCGTGCACCTGTTCCCCACAGGGCAGGGCAACGTGATCGGCAACCCGATCGAACCGGTGGTCAAGATCACGGCAAACCCGCTCACGGCCGAGACCATGAGCGAGCACATGGACGTGGACTGCTCAGGACTGCTGCGGCGCGAGTACGACCTCAGCTCGGCCGGGGACCAGCTGATGGAGGTCATCGACCGCACCGTGAACGGGCGTCTGACGTGCAACGAGGTGCTCGGCCACCGGGAGTTCGTCATGACCAGGCTGTACCCGAGCGCCTGATCCCCGCGCCGGGGAGGGGCGGCCGCCCTTCCCCGGCGCACCCTGCAGAACACCCAGGAACGGAAAGACATGTCGCAAGAACTGACCAATCTGATCGATGGCGTCTGGCAGGACACCACTGAGCACGTCGACGTGCTCAACCCGGTGGACGGCTCCGTCGTCG
Proteins encoded:
- the acsA gene encoding acetate--CoA ligase; the protein is MSAETPTGTVWPTIHKDPSALAVPPHLADYARECSSFTWQGARQHLDGLPGGALNIAHEAVDRHAVGPRAQHEALRFVRADGAVESLTYAVLAERTARFAGLLRALGLKEGARVFSLLGRRPELYTAVLGTLKAGGVFCPLFSAFGPDPVRQRLRLGGAQVLVTTRSLYRKKVAALRPDCPDLRHVLLVDADGDPEPDTLDLAALLQTAEPLAETVPTRPGDYALLHFTSGTTGTPKGALHVHEAVVAHWATGRYALDLHQGDVYWCTADPGWVTGTSYGIIAPLVHGVTAVVDEEELDVDRWYRILAAERVGVWYTAPTALRMLMKAGAERASGHDLSALRFVASVGEPLNPEVVLWGQEALGLPVHDNWWQTETGGIMISNYAAMDIRPGSMGRPLPGVEATVLQRDRDGRPVLEHGEALPVEHPGEVGELALRPGWPSMFRGYLNEDERYRKCFVGGWYLTGDLATRDADGYYWFVGRGDDVIKSSGHLIGPFEVESALMEHPAVAEAGVIGVPDPVAGELVKAFLELRPGYEGGEALRLDILGFARRRLGAAVAPREIDFVAALPHTRSGKVLRRLLRARELGLPEGDVSTLEARP
- a CDS encoding FadR/GntR family transcriptional regulator; this encodes MQAQEAWAPVRQGSVSELVMRRILDVIASEHLHPGDRLPPERELAAKLGVGRPSLREALGALKAQGRVDVRHGSGVFVADPEPTRKLRAALYGEDIAIEELYDMREVLEVPAAAWAASYRDPARLEAVSAAHESLAAASSEAEVDWRRLQELDAAFHLRIVEAAGNRFLAQTQGVLQEILSRGIETTLRMPGRLEKSRVEHRRILDAILAGDPAAAKRAVRAHIRGARKAALQRLHEEPTDGNESGQAS
- a CDS encoding UxaA family hydrolase, with protein sequence MTDASGEPGFLAHYDGDVVAVAVRDLEPGLVEGGYLRGPASVTVELHDPVPLGHKLALADMKAGDDVIEYGLRIGIATEDISRGSYVHIHNVRSARWQNSVA
- a CDS encoding UxaA family hydrolase, with the protein product MAEQRGLSGYRREDGSVGIRNYTVILPVDDLSNAAAEAVAKVVPGTLALPHAYGRLQFGPDLDLTFRTLIGTGSNANVASVVVIGIEPNWTQLIVEGIAKTGKKVQGFSIERNGDLKTIEKASRAAAAFLQEDSEKYREPVERREIMMSIKCGESDTTSGLGSCPTTAEAVDRWVDAGGTVLFGETTELTGGEHLIAERCVNDAVRQRFQAIYDNYIDVVERTGANLLGSQPTQGNIRGGLSTIEEKAMGNIAKTGTKPVVGVLDSAEAPGAGPGLYFMDTSSAAAECITLMAAAGAVVHLFPTGQGNVIGNPIEPVVKITANPLTAETMSEHMDVDCSGLLRREYDLSSAGDQLMEVIDRTVNGRLTCNEVLGHREFVMTRLYPSA
- the pdhA gene encoding pyruvate dehydrogenase (acetyl-transferring) E1 component subunit alpha; the protein is MTAPADAAAAGPGSPRALLRAMLRVRRLEEACVRLYTEQKIRGFLHVSIGEEAVVAGVTSALEPGDAIVATYREHGHALLAGIPARKLMAEMYGRAEGCSHGRGGSMHLFDADARFFGGNAIVAGGLPLAVGLALADAMQGRDRVTVCFFGEGAMAEGEFHESINLAALWRLPVLFCCENNLYAMGTALARSESQTDLALKASSYGVPSWEVDGMDALAVADAARKAVDSVRAGGGPYFLELRTYRFRAHSMFDPERYRERAEVAAWMERDPIPLLRSSLTSAGDLDDAGWAALEREAEDEVQDAIAFAEAGTLEPIETLERFVYSEGRAP